The Edaphobacter flagellatus sequence TCAATCGGTAGATGGACAGTGTCGGGGTGCTGCAAATGCGGCGGGTTCTGCGCAAAGCCGCGCGATGACGCACCCGTAAGCGCGACGACCGCCAGCATAACGATGCGAGAAGATAATCGTCGGACCACGAAACAGTCTCCACAGGGAAATCTGAACCTGGAACCTGAACCTGGAATCTGGACCCGAGACCCTTTGCCACCGCAGCTTACACTGCACGCCGCAAACTACTCAATCACAATCAGCGCCTCACCCGCGCCAACCGTTCCTTCCACCTCGACCGCAATCTTAGCCACGCGGCCGGCCTTCGGAGACTTCAGCTCGTTCTGCATCTTCATCGCCTCAATCACGATCACGCCCTGATGCTCCGCCACTTCGTCTCCCACCTCCACCAGCACCCGCACCACGCGTCCCGGCATGGGAGCCTTCACCGTACGCGGCCCCGCTGCTCCCTCGCCCGTGCCGCGCCGGCCACGCAGCGAACGCGGATCTTCGACGACAAACGGAAACCTGCGCCCACCGATAATTACTGCATCGCCATCCAGCAGACAGCGATACTGCCTGCCCTCCACCACCAACGACAACACGCCTGGCTCCGCTGCGCGCACGTCGGCCTTCACCGCGATGCCATCGACAGCGCATGCAAGCGCGCCGCCTGCAGCAGCCTCCGCTGGAAGCTCCACGCGCCGTTGTTTGCCTGCCACCTCCACCCACACGGTCATGTGCGCAAGCCCTCCCTGCGCCCCATAGCAGCCCAACGGCTCTCCACAGCGACAGCAGCCACTGTGCCACCATTCTGCCTCGCAGAAGAAGCAAGCAGCGCAGCCGCCAGTGCCACCACATCCTCAGGCACACGCGACGGCTCCTTCTCCGCCGGCTGCACCAACAATCGCTCCAGATATCCCGTATCGATCGCCGCCGAACGAAAATCTTCGTCCTCCAGAATCCTTCGGAACAACGCAATGTTCGTCCGGATGCCACCGACCACGTACTCATCCAGCGCACGCAGCATACGGTCGATCGCCACCTCGCGCGTCTCACCATACGCAATCAGCTTCGACAGCATCGGGTCGTACTCCAGCGGAACCGTCCAGCCCGTGTACACGCCGCAGTCCTCGCGAATGCCCGGCCCGCCCGGCTGCACCAGCCGCGTAATCAGCCCCGGCGAAGGAAAGAAGTTGTTCTCCGGGTCCTCCGCATAGATGCGGCATTCCACCGCATGCCCTCGCAGCTGCACCTCCTCCTGACGCAGCCACAGCGGCTCTCCCATCGCCACGCGCAACTGCATCCGAACCAGGTCCAACCCCGTCACCATCTCCGTCACCGGGTGCTCCACCTGCAGCCGCGTATTCATCTCAAGGAAGTAGAAGTTTTCGCCTGCATCCACGAGGAACTCCACCGTACCCGCATTCACATAACCTGCCGACAGAGCCAGCCGCACCGCGGCCTCGCCCATCCTGCGCCGTAGGTCCTCGCCAACCACCGCCGACGGAGCTTCCTCGATCACCTTCTGGTGCCGCCGCTGCACACTGCACTCGCGCTCACCCAGGTAAATGCAGTTGCCGTGCATGTCGGCCATCACCTGCACCTCGATATGCCGCGGCCGCTCAATCAGTTTTTCGAGATAGACCTCACCCGAGCCGAAGCTTCTCTCCGCCTCACTGCTCGCCGCCGTAAACGCGCCCGGAAGCTCCGCCGCGGACCGCACCGCGCGCATTCCCTTGCCGCCTCCGCCCGCCGCAGCCTTCAGCATCACCGGATACCCGATACCCTCCGCAACGCGCAGAGCCTCCTCCACCGACGGCAAACCCGTCACACTCCCGGGAACCCTCGGCATCGACGCCGCATCCGCCGCCTGCCGCGCCTTCGTCTTCGATCCCAGGGCGCCCATCGCACTCGCCGGCGGACCGATAAATGTCACACCCGCAGTTGCACATGCATCCGCGAACTCCGCATTCTCCGACAGAAAACCGTAGCCAGGATGAATCGCATCCGCCCCCGCACGGCGCGCCACATCCAGAATCAGATCGCCGCGCAGATAGCTCTCCGTCGCCGGTCCCGGCCCCAGCCGGTACGCCTCATCCGCATAACTCACATGCAGCGCCGCGCGGTCCACGTCGGAATACACCGCAACCGTAGCCAGCCCCATCTCGCGGCACGCACGCATCACGCGCAGCGCAATCTCACCCCGGTTTGCGACCAACACTTTTTTCATAGAACCACAGGCGGGAATTCTATCGCACCCGCGCAAAGACGAATGCAACAATCTCCCTCGCCACCCATCAATCGCATTCGAACGAAGAAGCACACAACGAGAAGGCCTCCCGTTTGGGAGGCCTTCTCTTGAAGCATCGAAGTGAACGAAGCAACTAGTTCAGCGTTACGCCGCCACTAGTCTTCTCTTCCTTCTTCTTCTCATTCTCCTTGCGAGCGCCCATCGACTTCTGGCTCCACTCATCGGCCTTCGCCAGATCCGCCTTGCGCGCGTTATCATCGCCGCAATCCAGATCGGCCTTCCGGCGATAGGTAAGGTTCAGGTACGACATCGCATCGTCATAGTTCGGGTTGATCTCGACGGCCTTGTTCAGATACTCGAGGCCCTCGGTCACCAGAGCTGAGTTCTGATCCTGCAGCTTCTGGCACGCGCCCTTGCTCTTCTTTACGTTGCCGTTGCCGTCGTCGGTCATGCCATCGGCAGCAAGAATCGTGCGCGCGTTCTGGTACGCCTGCATCCAGTCCACGACACCCACCGTGTAGTAAGCCTCCGCTGCCTTCGGATCGAGCGCGATCACCTTCTTCTGGTACTCCTTCGCCTCAGGCAGCTTCTTCGTGTTGAAGTAGATCGAAGCGATCTGCTTCAACGCACCCACATCGTTGGGGTCCTTGGCCAGAATCTCCTGGAAGCCATCGAGCGCCTTCTTGGCAGTCGCAAGGTTCTCCGGCGAATCGAGGTTCGGAACCACCTGGTAGGAATAAGCCGTCGCAAGGTAGAGCTTGGCCTGATCGTAGCTTGGGTCAAGCGCAATCGATTGCTGGAAGTGGTTCACTGCCTCTTCATAACGCGCATTCTTGAAGGCCTGCACGCCCTTCGTAAGCTGGTCACGCGCTTTCAAGCGGTTGCACCCGGTTACAGAAACTAGCATGAGCGCCAGCAAAGCAGCCGTAACCGGAATCCGTGCGGTCAATTTCATGGGACGTGGTATCTCCTTCAAATGGGCGCGTATCTTCAGACGGGAATCATAAACCAACAACAGCAGTTTTCGTCTTGCGGGTTGATTGTAACGGTATACCGCCCCGTATGACCAGAGGCGAACAGCTTATTCCTGGCGATAAATTCCAATCGCCCTTCAAATTTCACCTGATCGTCAAATGGCTCGAAAGAGAATCCAGGTTGGGTTCCATTAGACCATCACAAACCGGCATTTTCACTCATAAAATTCGATCGGGCGGCCAAAGCTCCGACCGCCCGATGGAGAATCACTGTTCCATGCAGACTGCTACTGCCCAGCCTCAACACGAGGCGTGATCAGACCGATGTTGTCAACGCCGGCCTGATGGCCATAGTCGATCACTTCAGCAATCTTGCTGAAGTCAAGGTCTTTGTCGCCCTTTACGAACATCACCTTCTCCTGCCGGGACGCGAAGATCTCCGCCAGCTTCGGCTCAATGTCCGTTTTGTTGAACGCCGTCTCATTGATCTTGTACGAAGGCGCACCAGCTCCGTTCGACTGTACCTGCACCACGATCGTGCGGTCGTTCGGCTGATCCTGCGTCTTGTTCTTCGGGGGCTGGGGCACCAGCGTATCCAAACCCTTCGGCGTCACCGGCACAATGACCATGAAGATGATCAACAGCACCAGCAGCACATCGATCAGCGGAGTTACGTTAATCTCCGAGACCGCTCCACCGTGACTTCCACCGCCCATTCCCATAACGAATTCTCCTGAATATTCTCACTGCCTCCGTCTACTAACTACTTATGAGTAGATCGAAGGCTTACTTCTTCGGGGTCTCCGCCTGCTCGCGCTTCTCGGTCAGCAGTCCAAGCTGGCTGACACCGGCTGCACGAACACCGTCGACGGCGTCCATCACCTTGCCATAATTGGCGCGGGCATCGGCACGCATATAAACCTGTTTGTTGGTCTTGTTCTCCAACTTCGCCGCAATCTTCGGTCCCAGATCGTCCAGCGTCACCTGGTCACCGCCGAGGAACGTGCGTCCGTCCCGCGTCACCGCAACCGTCACGGCGTCTTCCTTGTTCGCGTCTTCCATCACCGTCGCCGAATCCGTCTTCGGCAGATCGACGTTGACTTTGTTGTTCAGCATGGGCGTGATGACCATGAAGATAATCAGGAGCACCAGCATGACGTCCACCATCGGAGTCACGTTGATATTCGAATTTACCTTTCCGCCCTCATCCCGCTTTGAGATACCCATAAGCTTATGCTCCGTCCGGCTCTGCCGTATTCGCTGCTCCACCCCCTAAGGGGCTTCGCCTGCTCCTGCCTTCGAATCCGGGCCTTTCTGCCTCTCCGAACATCGCATATGTTCGGAGAGGCCTCAGGCTGTGATTCTCGCAGGATACTGATCTAATGCGCCTCTCCAAAAGAGAGGCCGCGGCTTACCGGTGGCTCTGCTTGATGAAGTAGTCCACCAGCTCCGACGAGCTGTTGTCCATCTCCACGTCGAAGGCCTCAACCTTGTTGGTGAAGTAGTTGAAGGTCATAACAGCCGGGATGGCGACGAGCAGACCGAAAGCGGTCGTAACCAGAGCTTCCGAGATACCGCCGGCGACTGCGCCGATACCCGAGGTCTTCTGCGTTGCGATCTGCTGGAAGGCGTTCAGAATGCCGACGACGGTGCCGAACAGGCCGATAAACGGAGCCGTCGAACCGATCGTAGCCAGGCCACCCAGGCCGCGCTTCAGCTTCGCGTGAACGATAGCCTCAGAACGCTCCAGAGCGCGCTGCGAGCTCTCGATCTGCGCATCGGTGATCGCGCCACCGGAACCGAAGCTGCGAAACTCCTGCAGACCGGCGGTGACAACCTCGGCGAGGTGCGACTTCTTGAAGCGGTCGGCAACCTTGATCGCCTCATCCAGACGGCCGTCCTTCAGAGCGCCTGCAACCTTGGGAGCAAACTCGCGCGACTGCTTACGAGCATTCGAGAAATACAGGGCGCGGTCGATGATCACAGCCAGCGACCAGATCGACATGATGAACAGGATGATGACGACGGCGCGGGCCAGATTGCCCATGTTGGCCCAGAGCTGGAGCGGGCTGAAGCCAACCTGCTGCTCCTGGAAGAACAATGCCAGCGAAGTGGGTACATGAGCGATATTTGAGAGATGAGCGAGAATCACAGAACTTCCTCCTGATTTGAAACTCTAACCTTCGTATTTCCAGGTCGATACTCCACAAAAGGGTGATGCTTCCTGTAGAGTCTTTCGACGCAAAGCGAGATCGTTGTTGTCGTCGGATCGGACCGCCTCGCCATGAGGCGGCCCCGGACCAAAAAATTAGCCGCCGAAGTTGAAGTTGACCGTGATCGTCGTCTCCACCTCAGTGGGGTCGCCGTTCAGGATGTAGGGCTTGTACCGCCATTGCCGCACAGCGTCCAGAGCTGCGTTCTGCAGCATCTGAGGTCCGCTGACCACCTCAAGGTTCTTAATCGTGCCTTCCTTGGAGATGATCGCGTGCAGAACCACGGCGCCGGAGACGTGCGCGGCCTTCGCAATCGGAGGATAGACCGGCTTCGGCTGCGAGATCGCATTACCGGCAACCACACCGCTCGATACGCGAACCGGGCCTTTGGGCTTCTCAACCGCCTTCACGACCGGAGCCGGAGCGTTGCCCAGTCCACCCATCACGCCGCCAGGAACACCCGAGCCCGAGCCCATGCCGGCCATACCTGCCACACCGGCCATCTGCGGAGGAGGCGCAGCCTCTTCCTTCAGCATCTTGATGTCCTTGGGAATCTTGGTCGGAGCATGCAGACCCTGGTCGATCTCAGAAACCATCTTGATCGGCTTGACGATCTGTGCTGGCGGAGGGGGCGGTGGTGGGGGCGGCGGAGGCGGCGGGGCCGTCAGCATGGCCGTCATCGCCGTCTTCGGCAGAGCCTCAGGGTACAGCAGCGGAATCAGGATCATCGTACCCAGAATCGCGGCGTTGAAAATAAACGTGCCGATCATCCAGTACTTCGATTTCGTCTTGATCTTACCGCCGGACTCCATCAATGAATCTTCAAACATATCCAGCCTCGTCAGTAGAGCTATTCGACTATAGACACCACAGCTTTTGCGTTTGTTCCCAAGTTAGCGGTAATTCTCAAAAAACTTTTCCACACGCTGTGGAATTCCCCGTGCAAACAGGCTACTGCACCTGGAAGCTCATCGTCGTTTCGGCTGCAATGGTGGCTTCCTTCTTTCCCGTCCCCGCTGCCACCGCGGTTCCTGCGCCGCCTCCGGCAAGTGCCCCA is a genomic window containing:
- a CDS encoding biotin/lipoyl-containing protein — encoded protein: MTVWVEVAGKQRRVELPAEAAAGGALACAVDGIAVKADVRAAEPGVLSLVVEGRQYRCLLDGDAVIIGGRRFPFVVEDPRSLRGRRGTGEGAAGPRTVKAPMPGRVVRVLVEVGDEVAEHQGVIVIEAMKMQNELKSPKAGRVAKIAVEVEGTVGAGEALIVIE
- the accC gene encoding acetyl-CoA carboxylase biotin carboxylase subunit, coding for MKKVLVANRGEIALRVMRACREMGLATVAVYSDVDRAALHVSYADEAYRLGPGPATESYLRGDLILDVARRAGADAIHPGYGFLSENAEFADACATAGVTFIGPPASAMGALGSKTKARQAADAASMPRVPGSVTGLPSVEEALRVAEGIGYPVMLKAAAGGGGKGMRAVRSAAELPGAFTAASSEAERSFGSGEVYLEKLIERPRHIEVQVMADMHGNCIYLGERECSVQRRHQKVIEEAPSAVVGEDLRRRMGEAAVRLALSAGYVNAGTVEFLVDAGENFYFLEMNTRLQVEHPVTEMVTGLDLVRMQLRVAMGEPLWLRQEEVQLRGHAVECRIYAEDPENNFFPSPGLITRLVQPGGPGIREDCGVYTGWTVPLEYDPMLSKLIAYGETREVAIDRMLRALDEYVVGGIRTNIALFRRILEDEDFRSAAIDTGYLERLLVQPAEKEPSRVPEDVVALAAALLASSARQNGGTVAAVAVESRWAAMGRREGLRT
- a CDS encoding tetratricopeptide repeat protein, whose protein sequence is MKLTARIPVTAALLALMLVSVTGCNRLKARDQLTKGVQAFKNARYEEAVNHFQQSIALDPSYDQAKLYLATAYSYQVVPNLDSPENLATAKKALDGFQEILAKDPNDVGALKQIASIYFNTKKLPEAKEYQKKVIALDPKAAEAYYTVGVVDWMQAYQNARTILAADGMTDDGNGNVKKSKGACQKLQDQNSALVTEGLEYLNKAVEINPNYDDAMSYLNLTYRRKADLDCGDDNARKADLAKADEWSQKSMGARKENEKKKEEKTSGGVTLN
- a CDS encoding ExbD/TolR family protein, with the translated sequence MGMGGGSHGGAVSEINVTPLIDVLLVLLIIFMVIVPVTPKGLDTLVPQPPKNKTQDQPNDRTIVVQVQSNGAGAPSYKINETAFNKTDIEPKLAEIFASRQEKVMFVKGDKDLDFSKIAEVIDYGHQAGVDNIGLITPRVEAGQ
- a CDS encoding ExbD/TolR family protein; the protein is MGISKRDEGGKVNSNINVTPMVDVMLVLLIIFMVITPMLNNKVNVDLPKTDSATVMEDANKEDAVTVAVTRDGRTFLGGDQVTLDDLGPKIAAKLENKTNKQVYMRADARANYGKVMDAVDGVRAAGVSQLGLLTEKREQAETPKK
- a CDS encoding MotA/TolQ/ExbB proton channel family protein, whose translation is MILAHLSNIAHVPTSLALFFQEQQVGFSPLQLWANMGNLARAVVIILFIMSIWSLAVIIDRALYFSNARKQSREFAPKVAGALKDGRLDEAIKVADRFKKSHLAEVVTAGLQEFRSFGSGGAITDAQIESSQRALERSEAIVHAKLKRGLGGLATIGSTAPFIGLFGTVVGILNAFQQIATQKTSGIGAVAGGISEALVTTAFGLLVAIPAVMTFNYFTNKVEAFDVEMDNSSSELVDYFIKQSHR
- a CDS encoding energy transducer TonB, with translation MFEDSLMESGGKIKTKSKYWMIGTFIFNAAILGTMILIPLLYPEALPKTAMTAMLTAPPPPPPPPPPPPPAQIVKPIKMVSEIDQGLHAPTKIPKDIKMLKEEAAPPPQMAGVAGMAGMGSGSGVPGGVMGGLGNAPAPVVKAVEKPKGPVRVSSGVVAGNAISQPKPVYPPIAKAAHVSGAVVLHAIISKEGTIKNLEVVSGPQMLQNAALDAVRQWRYKPYILNGDPTEVETTITVNFNFGG